The following are from one region of the Methanospirillum hungatei genome:
- a CDS encoding nucleotidyltransferase domain-containing protein: MSSPVDSIIAVIVRALNPEKIILFGSRVTDDAREDSDYDICVLKSGISHRRRCAMKLYEALTHVGVPVDIIVETPEGFEELKQNPYLVYSEIEKTGKVIYERSTTG, from the coding sequence ATGAGTTCTCCGGTTGATTCAATCATAGCAGTTATTGTTCGTGCTCTAAATCCGGAAAAGATCATCCTTTTTGGATCCAGAGTTACAGATGATGCCAGAGAAGACAGTGATTATGATATATGTGTTCTAAAATCCGGAATTTCTCATCGCAGAAGATGTGCAATGAAATTATATGAGGCCCTTACTCATGTGGGTGTTCCGGTTGATATAATTGTAGAAACCCCGGAAGGATTTGAAGAACTGAAACAGAACCCATACCTTGTTTATTCTGAGATTGAGAAGACCGGGAAAGTTATCTATGAGAGAAGTACTACTGGCTGA